ataagagctaacaaatattataaaaagcttacattaaaaaaatataaatgtattttaaaattgaaatattataaatgaataaaaataatataaaaataaagaaacattaAATAAGAATTCttataatttaaacttttattaatgtGTGTAATGATATCTCATATTTATTTTAAggaattttattttgttttcctcAGTTTAAGCCTTTTAACTTTATATTTCTAAAAGgaatatttgcggcataaatacgcAACGTTTCACGTTTGTtacagtttttttatttttacagcAAAATACCCAATACttaatatatgttaaagataaatagctaatttttttatttgcggcaaaaatacctAAAGTTGCTAAAACATTGATTCTTTAAGTACATCCTCTGTTAGAGCTGTTAAACATGTTGAATAACCAGACATTTGTCACTCTGCAATCGATCtatttcataatatttttttaataaaattagaaaaatgaattaaaatgacattttaaattaattcaaattaaaaaaatacacattttgaggacaaaaataccaaaattacgAAGTGATACATATCTGATGAGTTAACACTTAACATCTTCAACAAATGAGGTATTCATCAAAGAAATGTTTTAGCAACTTTAGGTATTTTTTCCGCAAAGAAAAAAGATtaggtatttatctttaacatatattaaACATTGGATATTTTTgtcgtaaaaataaaaaattaggtaTTTAACTGTAACAAGTGTAAAACATTAGGTATTTATACCGCAAATACATCTTTCTAAAAATTAATGACCCATTTCAATTGTTTTTagtcaaagtttttttttaaataaataaaaatactacttaaatttattagtatatttattttatatataattaattaacaaaATATAGAATAACTAAATAagtatataaaacaaaaaaaaaatttgttttaattGTAGATATGATTTATTTTACATTTTAGGTATTgctaatcatttaaaaaaaaaattaagtatagaAGTGCCATTTTTAAGTGAGGTTATTTTTGTCAAAGgttattttttattgtttaacTTTGTAATGGACTgggtaaataatttattttcttttaaaaacatgatctcataatttttttttaagcttttttttttaaatatctttattattatttgtaatttaaattgtatatttttaatattatgatattgaccaaaagaaattaaccttaaaatttaaatttacatGGATTTATACTATTTTGGGATTTTGTTTTTTATGTTAAAATTACAATGAATTCtctattttgaaaaatatatttttggaccctacatttttttaaatggttaaaaaaaACTCTTTTAATTTTAAATTCGGTCAAAATATTTTTGCCCTCATACTTTATTTATTGGAAAATATGAATAAATTTTTATGAGGTTATATTTAAATTGTATTCAAGGAATTATAttaaacaattttacaaaatttagagtcctaaaatatattattttaaaataaagaatcTATTATGGAATTAAAGGAAAACATAAGAACCTAAAACTGCATACACATTAAAAAGGAGCAGATAATAGATATAACACTCctcccttaaaaaaaaaaatgtatttttgaaaaaatctcTAGATAATAATTTCCCGAAACAAAAGGGATTCCAGGAATATATATAGGTaccatattaataaaaaaaaaattaatttttaatattattttaaacactttttctcattattttttttacattttatgatttctttttttgttaattttaataattttattttgtcTTGTTTCTATAATTTGTTTTTTATaaatattgtataatttttttagaaaaaaactcttactttaacaaattttttttgtactttttgttttaatcttttatttaaatatttaaaatatatattatttatatgtatttttaaaatataaaaaagaaaaaaattagaaaaatatgagCGTAAGTTgaagaaatatatattaaattttaataaaaataagctCTAACTCAaattttaatcaaattttgggTACAATGCCTAAAAGAAATCACTAATTAAATTTGGCGCTTTACCAAAGTCAAAACCCTAAACCCATACGAGAGtagcaaagaaaaagaaaatggcgAAAGGAATTAGATTGTTCAGTGAGAGAGTTGGAGAGGGTGCCGGACAACCACTTCTGGATGCCGACAACGGCGAGGAGCTGATGCACTTTCAGCCCGGCGTTTCTATTGTTCTCGCCAATCACCCTTCCCAGTCCCCTGGCACTCTCTATATTTCTTCCAAGTACTGTATATCCTCCTTCCATTTCTTCTTTCTGGCTACCCGAACATATATATTCGTTACTTTTTCGCTCAATTCGAAACATTGAAATAGTAGGGTACACTTTGATTTGGTTTGATTTGCTTTGCTTGGCAATACACGATTCAGACCCTTTTTTTTTATGACACTAATGGAAGAAAATGCATTGAATTCGTTGATGGGGTTTTGCAGGAAAATTGTTTGGTTGAGCGATGTTGAGAGGGAAAAAGGGTATGCTGTGGATTTCTTGTCTTTATCACTCCATGCTGTATCCAGGGATCCAGAAGCCTACCCTTCTCCTTGTATATATGCTCAGGTATCATCTATCTAGTTATGCAATTTCATATATGATGCTGATTTTATAATTGTCTGACAAAAGTAAAATAAGCCAGAATGTTATTTTACCGTAgcagaaacttaaaaaaaaaatcaatattttcttTTGTCATTTGTTCTAGTTCATACTTATATGATATATCAAAGCAATCAAGTGAATTTTCTGTGACTTGAATAATAATCTTTGCGTATAGCTTTCTTTTTTTGGTCTATTATCAAGGTTTCAAaggtatatatatttatgtactGCTCAATTTGGTAGTGCCAGTTTGTTCAATAATTGGTTGTATGATAGCATCAACTTATATGTAATACGAGTTAGATTAATTTGTATATTTTGATACAACAGGAATTAGGTCGATCTTCTCTttcaatttaatttatgtttactttgtttttttttcctttgctaAAGATTGAAATAGGAACTGATGAAGACGAGTCTGAGGACTCTGATTCAGAAAGTAATGGTGTCTTAGATTTATCCAAGATTACAGAGATAAGACTTATCCCTTCAGACCCCAATCAATGTAACTTTCTCTCTCTCAACGTGTGTGTTTGAATAAATATTTACTTATGTCATCTTTGGTCTCGAGTATATTTTCTTTTGCTAACAAGGGGATTTCTGTTTTAGTGGACCAGCTGTTTGAGATATTCTGCGAGTGTGCAGAGCTTAATCCAGAACCTATAGAAGGTTAGAACATTGTATTTGTCACAATTCACAAGAAGGTTTTTGTAGCATATTTTGTAGAAATACTGAATCTTATGGTTTTTGCTTTCGTAATTTGATACTAAATTTTTGCATGTCCCTTATttaggaggagaagaagaagaccaCAATTGGATATTCAGTGCTGACCAGATTGGAAATGATGTTGCGGGTATGACTAAATCATCCAACTTTTATGCCTTTTGGCATACACTTTTACGCTCGAATGTTCCATTCCATATGCTTGTGTTTAATTTTCCCTTGACCCATGTGTGtgttattaataatattattattgtgTGAATTTGGTATTTCCAGAAGGGGAAGATCCTGATTGGTTTACATCTCAAACTCCCACTAACACAATCGGTCACTCTAACGGGGACCATGACCTAGCACGTTCAGTGCTTGAGGTATGCTTACTgctttttagttttcttttgatGTGTTACTTTTGTAAAAGGCTTTAAATTTGTCTCAGAATTACGAATTCTGTAGTTGAGGCTGGTAACAAGCCTGGGCTAGATCATTAATTACTGACGTACATAGTGTTTACTATAATTGGTTTTCTTAAAGTTTTTGGCGATCTAATTTACAACCACTCAAAATATTTGGCAATTGTTTGAAAATCTTGACTGGAATATGCTTCCGTTTTTCCATATGCCACACTTGAATGTCTGGATATGCCACAGTCTAAATTGTGGTTTGAGCATTTCTTTCTGTGAATTTTGATGCTTGCTTGAGATAATCATTGTCATCTGTGTTTTCATTATATCTATACTGTGATTTCTTTTTTTCTGAAAAAGAAATGGTATTTTATAAGCCAAAGAAAGATTGGTGTTGATCACCCTTCTGTAAAACTGCAGCTTCAGATTAACGACCAGCGATTTGAGGATGCAGAAGAAATGGAGCATGATGTCGATAGCAGTAGCCGTCAATGAGCTGGATTTCTTCTCTTTTCAATCTCAGATTTTCCACCGTTGCTTCTAGCTTCTGTCTATTTTGATGCTTAATGTTGAGTCTTTCTGTATATTGAACAATTATCTATAATTACTTGGCTCCTTTATATGTTCTCACTAGGACTTACCAAATACATGTTATTCTAACCTCCTTATGTATTTGTGCTATCTCAAATGTTATGAGAGATTTTTTGAAGACTTATCCAAGCTTACCCTTACTCTCTGGTCACTTCTTATAGGGTTTTTCATTGAATCGGCAAGTTATTTTGAGATCAAAAGACTCGATTTCTGATGAGAAAGTTGATTAATTCTTTTGCTTCTGGTGAATAGTACAATTACGAATGCACGACTCTACcagattttaaaatttatatcatTTCTAAGTCgaacactattttttttttatataaaatgaaCAGTCGAACACTATTTTGATCGCTAGGTTTACCATAATATCATTTTGAAAATAAACATATACTTTAGGAATACTTATTTACAGaactaaaaat
This genomic interval from Humulus lupulus chromosome 8, drHumLupu1.1, whole genome shotgun sequence contains the following:
- the LOC133797988 gene encoding chloride conductance regulatory protein ICln, which encodes MAKGIRLFSERVGEGAGQPLLDADNGEELMHFQPGVSIVLANHPSQSPGTLYISSKKIVWLSDVEREKGYAVDFLSLSLHAVSRDPEAYPSPCIYAQIEIGTDEDESEDSDSESNGVLDLSKITEIRLIPSDPNQLDQLFEIFCECAELNPEPIEGGEEEDHNWIFSADQIGNDVAEGEDPDWFTSQTPTNTIGHSNGDHDLARSVLELQINDQRFEDAEEMEHDVDSSSRQ